A window from Sphingopyxis alaskensis RB2256 encodes these proteins:
- the tolB gene encoding Tol-Pal system beta propeller repeat protein TolB, protein MSLRPISLMLALLLTSAPALAQSAPTPPATVQTEPRETIEGTLSQERTVIGIPSFATASVQTVAGLRTDALGRQLADVIAADLERSGLFEPIGPNGVRAIGRAEVQAPRFGEWQARGAENVVHGFVDAGSNGSLIVGCYLYDTALGSELVRKGFEIQPADWRRAAHKCADAIYSRLSGEAPFFDSRVAYIAESGPKGNRIKRLAIMDSDGGNHRFITNGQALALSPRFSPDYKKIVYVSYLNDRVRVFIYDVASGTQRLVTESRNPTFAPRWSPDGTQILYSMAVGGNTDIYRISANGGTPVRLTTAPGIDVGGSFSPDGRKIVFESDRSGSQQLYVMNIDGSNQQRISFGGGRYATPEWSPRGDLIAFTRMGGGEFRIGVMTPSGGGVRMLTNGWQDEAPTWSPNGRVIQFFRTTPGREGRSSLWQVDLTGVNLRRLPTPQDGSDPSWGPVLP, encoded by the coding sequence ATGTCCCTGCGTCCGATCAGCCTAATGCTCGCCCTGCTGCTGACCAGCGCACCAGCGCTCGCCCAGTCCGCCCCGACGCCGCCCGCGACAGTGCAGACCGAACCGCGCGAGACGATCGAGGGCACGCTGTCGCAGGAACGCACGGTCATCGGCATCCCGTCCTTCGCCACCGCCTCGGTCCAGACCGTCGCGGGGCTGCGCACCGACGCCCTCGGCCGCCAGCTTGCCGACGTCATCGCCGCCGACCTGGAACGCAGCGGCCTCTTTGAACCGATCGGCCCGAACGGCGTCCGCGCGATCGGCCGCGCCGAGGTGCAGGCGCCGCGCTTTGGCGAATGGCAAGCGCGCGGCGCCGAAAATGTCGTCCACGGCTTTGTCGATGCCGGATCGAACGGCAGCCTGATCGTCGGCTGTTACCTCTATGATACGGCGCTGGGCAGCGAACTGGTGCGCAAGGGGTTCGAGATACAGCCCGCCGACTGGCGCCGCGCCGCGCATAAATGCGCCGACGCCATCTATTCGCGCCTGTCGGGCGAGGCGCCCTTCTTCGACAGCCGCGTCGCCTATATCGCCGAGAGCGGGCCCAAGGGGAACCGCATCAAACGGCTCGCGATCATGGATTCGGACGGCGGCAATCACCGCTTCATCACCAACGGTCAGGCGCTGGCGCTCAGTCCGCGTTTTTCACCGGATTACAAGAAGATCGTTTATGTCAGCTATTTGAATGACCGGGTTCGCGTCTTCATCTATGACGTTGCGTCGGGGACACAGCGGCTGGTGACTGAAAGCCGCAATCCGACCTTTGCCCCGCGCTGGTCGCCCGACGGGACGCAGATCCTCTATTCGATGGCGGTCGGCGGCAACACCGACATCTATCGCATTTCGGCGAACGGCGGCACGCCGGTGCGACTGACCACCGCGCCGGGGATCGACGTCGGCGGCAGCTTTTCGCCCGACGGGCGCAAGATCGTGTTCGAAAGCGACCGGTCGGGCAGCCAGCAGCTTTATGTGATGAACATTGACGGGTCGAACCAGCAGCGGATCAGCTTTGGCGGCGGACGCTATGCCACCCCTGAATGGTCGCCGCGCGGCGACCTGATCGCCTTCACCCGCATGGGCGGCGGCGAGTTTCGCATCGGCGTGATGACGCCGTCGGGCGGTGGGGTGCGGATGCTGACGAACGGCTGGCAGGACGAGGCGCCGACCTGGTCGCCGAACGGCCGCGTCATCCAGTTCTTCCGCACCACGCCGGGCCGCGAGGGCAGGTCCAGCCTGTGGCAGGTTGACCTGACCGGCGTGAACCTGCGCCGCCTGCCGACCCCGCAGGACGGATCGGACCCCAGCTGGGGGCCGGTTCTGCCTTGA
- the tolR gene encoding protein TolR — protein MAMTGPSGGGGGRRGRGHRRAPMSEINVTPLVDVMLVLLIIFMITAPLLASAVPIDLPESRAKPVETEEEEPVQLSINADDTLYIGDEIVPEAELPARLDAIARERRGEDRPRQIMLRADKGLDYGRVMRVMGELNRAGLTRIALVTTGAEASADTPPPTADAAVTDGSDSGQ, from the coding sequence ATGGCGATGACCGGACCTTCGGGCGGCGGCGGTGGACGGCGCGGGCGCGGCCATCGCCGCGCGCCGATGTCGGAGATCAACGTCACGCCGCTGGTCGACGTGATGCTCGTGCTGCTGATCATTTTCATGATCACCGCGCCGCTGCTCGCCTCGGCGGTGCCGATCGACCTGCCCGAAAGTCGCGCCAAGCCGGTCGAGACCGAGGAAGAGGAGCCGGTGCAGCTTTCGATCAATGCCGACGACACGCTCTATATCGGCGACGAGATCGTGCCCGAGGCCGAGCTTCCCGCACGGCTCGACGCGATTGCGCGCGAACGGCGGGGCGAGGACAGGCCGCGCCAGATCATGCTCCGCGCCGACAAGGGACTCGATTATGGCCGGGTGATGCGCGTGATGGGCGAGCTCAACCGCGCGGGCCTGACGCGCATCGCGCTGGTGACGACGGGCGCCGAAGCGTCGGCCGACACGCCGCCGCCGACCGCCGACGCCGCGGTCACCGACGGTTCAGATAGCGGGCAATAG
- the tolQ gene encoding protein TolQ, whose protein sequence is MLDNISLAADAATLSPVALFLQADIIVKAVMIGLLAASIYVWAVIFTHGRGVGKLMRASERFERDFWRADNIDRFFDKNGAEELPSAKVLSAGIGEWRRSTKGKVIDRDGTRERLGIAMNSAIAGEIDRLAEKIGTLATIGAVAPFVGLFGTVWGIMRSFTAIAAENNSSLAVVAPGIAEALFATAIGLFAAIPAVIAYNAFSQRLNRLESRLGRFADGLHATFSRELEVEA, encoded by the coding sequence TTGCTAGACAATATCTCGCTGGCCGCCGATGCGGCGACCTTGTCGCCCGTCGCGCTGTTCCTTCAGGCTGACATCATCGTCAAGGCGGTGATGATCGGCCTGCTCGCCGCCTCCATCTATGTCTGGGCGGTGATCTTCACCCACGGCCGCGGCGTCGGCAAGCTGATGCGCGCGTCGGAGCGGTTCGAGCGCGATTTCTGGCGCGCCGACAATATCGACCGCTTTTTCGACAAGAATGGCGCCGAAGAGCTGCCGAGCGCGAAGGTGCTGAGCGCCGGGATCGGCGAATGGCGGCGTTCGACCAAGGGCAAGGTGATCGACCGCGACGGCACGCGCGAACGGCTGGGCATTGCGATGAACAGCGCGATTGCAGGAGAGATCGACCGGCTGGCCGAGAAAATCGGGACGCTCGCCACCATCGGCGCGGTCGCGCCCTTCGTCGGGCTGTTCGGCACCGTCTGGGGCATCATGCGCAGCTTCACCGCAATCGCGGCGGAGAATAACAGCAGTCTGGCGGTCGTTGCGCCGGGGATCGCCGAGGCGCTGTTCGCGACGGCAATCGGCCTGTTCGCCGCCATTCCGGCGGTGATCGCCTACAACGCCTTTTCCCAGCGCCTGAATCGCCTCGAATCGCGCCTCGGCCGCTTTGCCGACGGGCTGCACGCGACGTTCAGCCGCGAACTGGAGGTCGAGGCCTGA
- a CDS encoding YbgC/FadM family acyl-CoA thioesterase: MVNAPPPFVPGAFVGIEHHYRARVYFEDTDLSGIVYHANYLRYMERARSDMLRLAGIDQRAAMEDGEGAWAVTDLSIKYRSPAKLDDDLLVVSTVEVVRGASVIIAQRILRTNDTLSGETLTDGRVTAAFLSPTGRPRRQPADWVQRFTAIMNGDNIPC, from the coding sequence ATGGTCAATGCCCCACCCCCCTTCGTCCCCGGCGCCTTTGTCGGGATCGAGCATCATTACCGGGCGCGCGTCTATTTCGAGGACACCGACCTTTCGGGCATCGTCTATCACGCCAATTATCTGCGCTATATGGAGCGCGCGCGATCGGACATGCTGCGTCTTGCGGGGATCGATCAGCGCGCGGCGATGGAAGACGGCGAAGGCGCCTGGGCGGTCACCGATCTTTCGATCAAATACCGCAGCCCCGCAAAGCTCGACGACGATCTGCTCGTCGTCAGCACGGTCGAGGTGGTACGCGGCGCGAGCGTCATCATCGCACAGCGCATCCTTCGCACAAATGATACGTTAAGCGGCGAGACATTGACCGACGGCAGGGTCACGGCCGCCTTCCTCTCACCCACCGGGCGGCCACGGCGCCAGCCCGCGGACTGGGTGCAGCGTTTCACCGCGATCATGAATGGAGACAACATCCCTTGCTAG
- the ruvB gene encoding Holliday junction branch migration DNA helicase RuvB, translated as MTDLTTPIRTPEDADAALRPKTLAEFVGQAAARENLRIFIEAAKARGDALDHVLFFGPPGLGKTTLAQIVARELGVGFRSTSGPVIAKAGDLAALLTNLEDGDVLFIDEIHRLSPAVEEILYPAMEDRALDIMIGEGPSARSVRIDLPQFTLVGATTRQGLLTTPLRDRFGIPVRLNFYTHAELEQVIGRAARLLGLAIAPDGALEIAKRSRGTPRIAGRLLRRVRDFAAVAGHAIVDARAADAALNRLEVDALGLDAMDRRYLTMIADIYRGGPVGVETLAAGLSEPRDTIEDVIEPYLLQIGLIARTARGRTLNASAWKHLGLNPPAGSQDGLFDK; from the coding sequence GTGACCGACCTCACCACCCCCATCCGCACCCCCGAAGACGCCGACGCCGCGCTGCGCCCGAAAACGCTGGCCGAGTTCGTCGGCCAGGCGGCGGCGCGCGAGAATCTGCGTATCTTTATCGAGGCGGCGAAGGCGCGCGGCGACGCGCTCGACCATGTGCTCTTCTTTGGCCCGCCGGGGCTGGGCAAGACGACGCTGGCGCAGATCGTCGCGCGTGAACTTGGCGTCGGCTTCCGCTCGACCAGCGGGCCGGTGATCGCCAAGGCGGGCGACCTTGCCGCGCTGCTCACCAATCTAGAGGACGGCGATGTCCTGTTCATCGACGAAATCCACCGCCTGTCGCCCGCGGTCGAGGAAATCCTCTATCCCGCGATGGAGGACCGCGCGCTCGACATCATGATCGGCGAGGGGCCGTCGGCGCGTTCGGTCCGCATCGACCTCCCCCAATTCACCCTCGTCGGCGCGACTACGCGGCAAGGCCTGCTGACGACGCCGCTGCGCGATCGCTTCGGCATTCCGGTGCGGCTCAATTTCTATACGCACGCCGAGCTGGAGCAGGTGATCGGCCGCGCGGCGCGGTTGCTTGGTCTTGCCATCGCGCCCGACGGCGCGCTGGAAATCGCCAAGCGTTCGCGCGGGACGCCGCGCATCGCGGGACGGCTGCTGCGCCGCGTGCGCGATTTCGCGGCCGTGGCGGGGCACGCCATCGTCGATGCACGCGCCGCCGATGCCGCGCTCAACCGGCTGGAGGTCGATGCGCTGGGCCTCGATGCGATGGACCGGCGCTATCTGACGATGATCGCCGACATCTATCGCGGCGGTCCGGTCGGGGTGGAAACGCTCGCCGCAGGCCTTTCGGAGCCGCGCGACACGATCGAGGATGTGATCGAGCCCTATTTGCTGCAAATCGGGCTGATCGCCCGCACCGCGCGCGGGCGGACGCTCAACGCCAGCGCGTGGAAACATCTGGGGCTCAATCCACCCGCCGGGTCGCAGGACGGGCTGTTCGACAAATGA
- a CDS encoding GFA family protein, translating into MTDRTRHPSCRCGQVRIACTGEPIRVSVCHCRECKARSGSAFAAQVRFPAEQVRTEGEAKLWQYTGDSGHTADFFFCPTCGSGVWYRARPHHDAYAIPLGNFEPGHGFAPEYSVWEERREPWVSIIGDGIEHHD; encoded by the coding sequence GTGACCGACCGCACCCGCCACCCATCCTGCCGCTGCGGGCAGGTGCGCATCGCCTGCACCGGCGAGCCGATCCGCGTGTCGGTGTGCCATTGCCGCGAGTGCAAGGCGCGCAGCGGCAGCGCCTTTGCCGCGCAGGTCCGTTTCCCCGCCGAACAGGTCCGCACCGAGGGCGAGGCGAAGCTGTGGCAATATACTGGCGACAGCGGCCACACCGCCGACTTCTTCTTTTGCCCGACCTGTGGGTCGGGCGTCTGGTACCGCGCGCGGCCCCATCACGACGCCTATGCGATCCCGCTCGGCAATTTCGAACCAGGCCACGGCTTCGCGCCCGAATATTCGGTCTGGGAAGAACGCAGGGAGCCCTGGGTCTCGATCATCGGGGACGGGATCGAGCATCATGACTGA
- the ruvA gene encoding Holliday junction branch migration protein RuvA, translating into MIAKLTGRLDSNGAGHAVIDVGGVGYLVEASARTLDALGAVGGEVTIHTEMLVGEDFLRLLGFARAEERDWFRLLTSVQGVGAKVALAILSALEVADLQRALASGDSAMIARANGVGPKLAQRITHELKDKAGALGGISGSGPALSAAAGPVGDAIAALTGLGFKPGEASAAVAAANEELGADASLDALVRVALKKAAK; encoded by the coding sequence ATGATCGCGAAACTCACCGGACGGCTCGACAGCAACGGCGCAGGCCATGCGGTGATCGATGTCGGCGGCGTCGGCTATCTGGTCGAGGCGTCGGCGCGCACCCTCGACGCGCTGGGCGCGGTCGGCGGCGAGGTCACCATCCACACCGAAATGCTGGTGGGTGAGGATTTTCTGCGCCTGCTCGGCTTCGCACGCGCCGAGGAACGCGACTGGTTCCGCCTGCTCACCAGCGTCCAGGGCGTCGGCGCCAAGGTCGCGCTGGCGATCCTCTCGGCGCTCGAAGTCGCCGACCTGCAACGCGCGCTGGCGAGCGGCGACAGCGCGATGATCGCGCGCGCCAACGGCGTCGGCCCGAAACTCGCGCAGCGCATCACGCATGAACTGAAGGACAAGGCCGGCGCGCTCGGCGGCATTTCGGGGAGCGGCCCGGCCCTCTCGGCCGCCGCCGGCCCGGTCGGCGACGCCATTGCCGCACTCACCGGCCTCGGCTTCAAACCCGGCGAAGCCAGCGCCGCGGTCGCGGCGGCTAATGAGGAATTGGGCGCGGATGCCAGCCTTGATGCACTTGTCCGCGTGGCGCTCAAGAAAGCGGCGAAGTGA